A single region of the Pontimicrobium sp. SW4 genome encodes:
- a CDS encoding IS1 family transposase, which yields MNCKYCGQINTIKKGKRNNTQRFYCKDCERYFQNDYTYKAYGSNINSLLKQLLKEGCGVRSISRMLSISCGTVLSRMLKISKQIKIPYFNKLGCKFEVDEMFIKIANGNSQNWLAYAIERKTKQVIDFVITTTRSKERIYPIINKVLLLQPNRIYTDGLNIYPSMIPKEIHKRFQYCTNIIERYNLTLRTHIKRLSRKTICFSRNKIYLEAHLKIYFWG from the coding sequence ATGAATTGTAAATATTGCGGGCAGATCAACACGATTAAAAAAGGAAAAAGAAATAATACGCAACGATTTTATTGTAAAGATTGTGAGCGTTATTTTCAAAATGACTATACATATAAAGCTTACGGTAGTAATATCAATTCGTTGCTAAAACAATTACTTAAAGAAGGTTGTGGTGTTAGAAGTATTTCAAGAATGTTAAGTATTTCTTGTGGAACAGTTTTATCAAGAATGTTGAAAATTAGTAAACAAATCAAGATTCCATATTTTAATAAACTTGGGTGTAAGTTTGAAGTTGATGAGATGTTTATAAAAATTGCAAATGGCAACTCTCAAAATTGGCTTGCTTATGCTATAGAGAGAAAAACAAAACAAGTTATAGATTTTGTAATTACAACTACGCGTTCAAAAGAACGTATCTATCCAATAATTAATAAGGTATTATTACTGCAACCCAATAGAATTTATACTGATGGATTAAATATTTACCCAAGTATGATCCCAAAAGAGATTCATAAGCGTTTTCAATATTGTACTAATATTATTGAACGCTATAATTTAACCTTACGTACTCATATTAAACGGTTAAGTAGAAAAACTATTTGTTTTTCAAGAAACAAAATCTATCTTGAAGCTCATTTAAAGATTTATTTTTGGGGTTAG
- a CDS encoding DNA-binding response regulator encodes MLYKAKTIKVLIVENQSLIIDVFKRALNEVSKLYESFNFNINTIKNCESAFEVIKKMTPNSLIDIVLLNINLPPSSTSKLIFVDDIAQELRNRSPKAKLMVFTQKCDNYRISSILKTLDPESIIVNTDIDFKELIHAIRTILIEPPYYSKEVLQFIRRQMTNNFTLDNFDRLILHYLSKGIKMKDLPSLINMSKSGIERRKRILKEVFNVENCNDKALLKIAEEKGII; translated from the coding sequence ATGCTATATAAGGCTAAAACAATCAAGGTTTTAATTGTAGAAAATCAATCTCTAATTATAGATGTGTTTAAAAGAGCCTTAAATGAGGTTAGTAAATTATATGAGAGTTTCAATTTTAATATAAATACAATCAAAAATTGTGAATCTGCTTTTGAAGTAATTAAAAAAATGACACCAAATAGCTTAATAGATATTGTACTACTAAATATTAATTTGCCTCCTTCTTCTACAAGCAAATTAATATTTGTAGATGATATAGCACAAGAGTTAAGAAATAGGTCTCCAAAAGCTAAGCTAATGGTTTTTACGCAAAAATGTGATAACTATAGGATTAGTAGTATTTTAAAAACCCTTGACCCAGAATCTATCATAGTAAATACAGACATAGATTTTAAAGAGCTTATCCATGCAATAAGAACTATTTTAATTGAGCCTCCATATTACAGTAAAGAGGTTTTACAATTTATTAGACGTCAAATGACCAATAATTTCACATTGGATAATTTTGATAGGTTAATCTTGCATTATTTATCTAAAGGAATTAAAATGAAAGATTTACCAAGTTTAATAAATATGTCTAAAAGCGGTATTGAGAGACGTAAAAGGATCCTTAAAGAGGTTTTTAATGTAGAAAATTGTAATGATAAAGCACTTTTAAAAATTGCAGAAGAAAAAGGGATTATTTAA